In Roseiconus lacunae, the DNA window GCTCTTATCGGCGGGTGACCATCGGAGCAAACTTCTGGCGAAGATGAGCCTGGATCAAGTGGGCAGATGGCGCGACCGGCGAGGCTCTGACGATCAGCGAACTGGGGAGCGTTTTCCTCGGCGGAGCAAACGGCGATCCGTCGAACGATCAGAAACAATCGTCAACCGTCGTATCCGGTCCTTCCAAGAGAGCTTCTTCGGGGGCACGGATGTCGCTGTTGGGCAAGCCATCAGGATATTGCGATTGAATGGATTCGATCGCCGTCATCGCGACACGCAGGTGTTGCCTTTTCGTCTCACCGTAAAACGTCTTGGCTTCACTCGGAAGTTTGGGTTGTCCGTGCAAGGGCTTGTCTGACACGCACAACAAGGTGGCATTGGGAATTCGATAGCGAAAGCCGTTAGCGGCAACCGTGGCCGATTCCATGTCGACGGCAATCGAGCGGCTTGCCCGAAGATGATTTTGGGTCCGGCTGACTGAGAGTTCCCAGTTTCGATCGGCGGTCGTGTAAACCGCACCAATACGGTAAGGCAGTTTTAGATCATCGAGCGTTCCTGCCAAAGCACGATTCAACAAAAAGCTGGGGGTGATCGGCACCGATGGGGGCAGAGATTCGTCAAGAATCAAGTCGGCTCGCATGTAACCGCTGGCTAACACGAAGTCACCGATTTCTTGATGATTGCGGACCCCGGCACAGTGGCCGACCATCATCATGGCATCGGGGCGCAAAACAGCGAGATGGTCTGTCAAATTCTTCGCGTTCGAAGGACCAACACCGATATTCACGATACTGATCCCGCGGTTGTCATCCGCGATATGGTGCAACGTCGGCATCTGCACGTTGGTCTCGGTCGACCCGGTGCTAGCGGGGAACGTTTCCGCAAACGCTTCCATGTGCATGTTGTAGTTCGTCAACAAGACGTAGCGTTGAAAGTCTTCAGCGAGCGTGCCGGTGTAGTGTTCCAGGCGTTTGATCGACAGTTCACTTCGCTCGGGACCAAACATGAACACTTTTTTCCGCGTCATGTCAAAATCTGACTCGTCGATCGTTTTCAAAAGTCCGGGTGAATTTAGATCGACGCGAGGACGTGATTTCTCGATCGCGATTTTCGCGCCCCGTCGAGCCAGTTTCAGAAGTTCACGACGGAGGTACCAACGATACGCCTTAGGGCGAGCAATCTTTCCTGAGATTTCTGGGTT includes these proteins:
- a CDS encoding phosphorylase family protein, producing the protein MDDKFEIQSSTDENDLCEQIKTACEFMEAVYANGHYLRVTVHRHWSKHNPEISGKIARPKAYRWYLRRELLKLARRGAKIAIEKSRPRVDLNSPGLLKTIDESDFDMTRKKVFMFGPERSELSIKRLEHYTGTLAEDFQRYVLLTNYNMHMEAFAETFPASTGSTETNVQMPTLHHIADDNRGISIVNIGVGPSNAKNLTDHLAVLRPDAMMMVGHCAGVRNHQEIGDFVLASGYMRADLILDESLPPSVPITPSFLLNRALAGTLDDLKLPYRIGAVYTTADRNWELSVSRTQNHLRASRSIAVDMESATVAANGFRYRIPNATLLCVSDKPLHGQPKLPSEAKTFYGETKRQHLRVAMTAIESIQSQYPDGLPNSDIRAPEEALLEGPDTTVDDCF